A genome region from Cannabis sativa cultivar Pink pepper isolate KNU-18-1 unplaced genomic scaffold, ASM2916894v1 Contig7, whole genome shotgun sequence includes the following:
- the LOC133033385 gene encoding GATA transcription factor 4-like, whose product MDHELPTHHQQDCFGIDDLLDFSNNDDEQFFSSSSNFDVPQHHHCLPPLLPQTSASAHFFNPPDFTSDLCVPSDDVAELEWLSRFADDSFNDLPTGEIPGALTYPNDTSFAGRARSKRSRVPITGANTSWGSISNQPTPQELESSSSISAKTKSKREEASGSNVNPSSTVSGGARRCTHCASEKTPQWRTGPMGPKTLCNACGVRYKSGRLVPEYRPAASPTFVLTQHSNSHRKVMELRRQKEMTHQPPLPQQQAEQDQHYQQQRGQFYSHHHGFQVC is encoded by the exons ATGGATCATGAACTACCAACCCACCACCAGCAAGATTGTTTCGGCATTGACGACCTTCTCGACTTTTCAAACAACGACGACGAACAGTTCTTCTCTTCCTCCTCCAACTTCGACGTTCCTCAACACCACCATTGTCTTCCACCCCTCCTTCCTCAGACATCTGCGTCAGCTCATTTCTTTAACCCACCTGATTTCACCAGCGACCTCTGCGTCCCT AGTGATGACGTAGCGGAACTGGAATGGTTATCGAGATTTGCGGACGATTCGTTTAACGATTTACCCACTGGAGAGATCCCTGGAGCCCTAACGTACCCAAACGACACGTCATTTGCCGGCAGAGCTAGAAGCAAGCGATCGAGAGTTCCGATCACCGGCGCCAACACTAGCTGGGGATCTATATCGAATCAACCAACACCGCAGGAGCTTGAATCATCCTCATCGATCTCTGCTAAAACAAAATCGAAAAGAGAAGAAGCGTCGGGGTCGAACGTTAACCCTTCTTCCACGGTATCGGGAGGGGCGCGTAGGTGCACGCACTGTGCATCGGAGAAGACACCACAGTGGAGGACCGGTCCAATGGGACCCAAAACGCTTTGCAACGCTTGCGGGGTCAGGTACAAGTCAGGCCGCCTCGTACCCGAATACAGACCCGCAGCGAGCCCGACATTTGTCCTAACACAGCACTCAAACTCCCACCGGAAAGTAATGGAGCTCCGTCGCCAGAAAGAGATGACACATCAGCCACCGCTCCCGCAACAACAGGCCGAGCAGGATCAGCACTACCAGCAACAGCGAGGCCAATTTTACTCTCATCACCACGGGTTTCAAGTATGCTAA
- the LOC133033444 gene encoding uncharacterized protein LOC133033444, with the protein MHIEKNVCESIIGTLLDIHGKTKDGLNSRLDLVEMGIRQSLALEKKGERLYLPPPCFTLSKKEKQTVCKSLANMKVPDGYSSNIKNLVNETELKLMGLKSHDCHALMQHLLPIAIRSVLPKNVRECLTHVCIFFNRLCGKELELDKLDALHEHVVKTLCNLEKFFPPSFFDIMIHLMVHLVREARLCGPVWARWMYPFERNMKVLKSYVRNHYRPEACMVECYISEEAVEFCSEYMAGVEAIGISKPRTDLDDVDRGLRGKGTMVTVSKLELDQAQLVVMNNNAEVQPYITDHMELLQSMVPRNQKNKQKWVADQHRQTFIGWLRNTIISKLNEPNHGVSDVLSRIALGPTFAVAKHEAYIVTGKRFHTK; encoded by the exons atgcatattgaaaaaaatgtgtgtgagagtattattggtaccttacttgatattcacggcaaaactaaggacggtctaaatagtcgcttagatctcgttgaaatgggtatacgacaatctctggcacttgagaagaaaggtgaacgtttatatttgcctcctccttgtttcactttgtccaaaaaagagaaacaaacagtttgcaaatcacttgcaaatatgaaagtacccgatggttactcgtctaacatcaaaaacttggtgaatgagactgaattgaaactaatgggtctgaaatcacatgattgtcatgcgttaatgcaacatctacttccaattgccattagatcagtcttgccaaaaaatgttcgagagtgtttgacacatgtttgcattttctttaatagGCTGTGCGGGAAGGAATTAGAATTGGATAAGTTAGATGCATTACATGAACATGTAGTCAAAACATTGTGCAACCTGGAAAAGTTTTTTCCGCCATCTTTTTTCGACATCATGATCCATTTAATGGTTCATCTAGTGAGAGAAGCAAGGCTGTGTGGGCCGGTGTGggcgagatggatgtatccatttgaaagaaatatgaaggtacttaaaagttatgtgcgtaaccactatcggccagaagcatgtatggttgagtgctacatatctgaagaggctgtggaattttgttcagagtacatggctggagttgaggcaataggaattagcaaaccaagaactgacctagatgatgttgatagaggattaagggggaaagggacaatggtgacagtgtccaagcttgaactagatcaagctcaattagtcgtgatgaacaataacgcagaggttcaaccatatataac tgaccatatggagctgttacaatcaatggttccaagaaatcaaaaaaataaacaaaaatgggttgcagACCAACATCGTCAAACTTTCATTGGGTGGTTAAGGAATACCATTATATCAAAGTTGAACGAACCGAATCATGGAGTATCTGATGTGTTGAGTCGTATTGCCCTTGGACCAACTTTTGCGGTTGCAAAGCATGAAGCGTACATTGTAACGGGTAAACGTTTTCATACAAAGTAA